A window of the Eleutherodactylus coqui strain aEleCoq1 chromosome 8, aEleCoq1.hap1, whole genome shotgun sequence genome harbors these coding sequences:
- the LOC136577851 gene encoding uncharacterized protein — protein sequence MTHRDPEEAPVTHKELEGAPMTHKDPEEAPMTHKDPEEAPVTHKDPKEVPVTHKDPEEAAVTHKDPEEAPVTHKDPEEAPVTHKDPKEAPVTHKDPKEAPVTHKDPKEAPVTHRDPEEEPVTHKDLEEEPVTHRDPEEAPVTHKDPEKAPVTHKDPEKAPVTHKDPKEAPVTHKDPEEEPVTHKDLEEEPMTHRDPEEAPVTHKDPEKAPVTHKDPEKAPVSHKDPEEAPVTHKDPEEAPVTHRDPEEEPVTHRDPEEEPVTHRDLEEAPVTHKDPEEAPVTHKDPEEEPMTHKNQEEEPVTHKDPEEEPVTHRDPEEEPVTHKDPEEEPMTHRDPEGPPVTHKGLEKAPLIHKDMEKATVTHNIRSG from the coding sequence ATGACTCACAGGGACCCGGAAGAAGCGCCCGTGACTCACAAGGAACTGGAAGGCGCGCCCATGACTCACAAGGACCCGGAAGAAGCGCCCATGACTCACAAGGACCCGGAAGAAGCGCCTGTGACTCACAAGGACCCGAAAGAAGTGCCCGTGACTCACAAGGACCCAGAAGAAGCGGCCGTGACTCACAAGGACCCGGAAGAAGCGCCTGTGACTCACAAGGACCCGGAAGAAGCGCCCGTGACTCACAAGGACCCGAAAGAAGCGCCCGTGACTCACAAGGACCCGAAAGAAGCGCCCGTGACTCACAAGGACCCGAAAGAAGCGCCCGTGACTCACAGGGACCCGGAAGAAGAGCCCGTAACTCACAAGGACCTGGAAGAAGAGCCCGTGACTCACAGGGACCCGGAAGAAGCACCTGTGACTCACAAGGACCCGGAAAAAGCGCCCGTGACTCACAAGGACCCGGAAAAAGCGCCCGTGACTCACAAGGACCCGAAAGAAGCGCCCGTGACTCACAAGGACCCGGAAGAAGAGCCTGTAACTCACAAGGACCTGGAAGAAGAGCCCATGACTCACAGGGACCCGGAAGAAGCACCTGTGACTCACAAGGACCCGGAAAAAGCGCCCGTGACTCACAAGGACCCGGAAAAAGCGCCCGTGAGTCACAAGGACCCGGAAGAAGCGCCCGTGACTCACAAGGACCCGGAAGAAGCGCCCGTGACTCACAGGGACCCGGAAGAAGAGCCCGTGACTCACAGGGACCCGGAAGAAGAGCCCGTGACTCACAGGGACCTGGAAGAAGCACCTGTGACTCACAAGGACCCGGAAGAAGCGCCCGTGACTCACAAGGACCCGGAAGAAGAGCCTATGACTCACAAGAACCAGGAAGAAGAGCCCGTAACTCACAAGGACCCAGAAGAAGAGCCCGTAACTCACAGGGACCCGGAAGAAGAGCCCGTAACTCACAAGGACCCGGAAGAAGAGCCTATGACTCACAGGGACCCGGAAGGACCACCTGTGACTCACAAGGGCCTGGAAAAAGCGCCCCTGATTCACAAGGACATGGAAAAAGCGACTGTGACTCATAACATAAGGAGTGGCTGA